Within the Acuticoccus sediminis genome, the region GCTTGCGCTTGCCTTCGCTAGAAAACGTTATCGAACTATAGAGTGAATGATGCTGGATCGCGGATTTGGGCTGGAGCTCGACAATCAGCTCTGCTTTGCGCTTTACGCGGCAACCAACGCCGTAACGCGGCTTTACCGGCCGCTGCTGGCGAAGGTCGGCATGACGTACCCGCAGTATCTGGTGATGCTCGTGCTGTGGCAGGACGGGCCGCGGCCGATCGGCAAGATCGCCGAGCGGCTGCGCCTCGGGCCGAGCGCGGTGGTTCCGCTGGTCGACCAGCTCCAGCGCGCCGGCTTCGTCCAGCGCCGCAAGGACAGCACCGACCGGCGCATGGTCTACATCGAGCTGACCGAGGCCGGCGCCGGGATCGAGCGGCAGGTGGCCGACGCCCGCGAGGTCGTCGTGTGCCGCCTCGGCATGAGCGAGTTCGAGATCGCCAAGCTCCGCAGCGAGCTCGTCGACCTCACCGCCCGCATCAACGCCGTGGACGCCGAGACCGCCTGACGGCGACGCCCGGCGTCAGGGCCAGCGCACCGTCGGTGGCATCGACGACAGGATCGACGCCACGTTTCCCCCCGTCTTCAGGCCGAACAGCGTCCCGCGGTCGTAGAGCAGGTTGAACTCGACGTAGCGGCCGCGGCGGACCTGCTGCTCCTGCCGGTCGGCCTCGGTCCACGGCTCGTTCATCGTGCGGCGCACGATTTCGGCGTAGACGTCCATGAAGGTGGTGCCGAGGTCCCTGACGAGGGCGAAGTCGGCGTCCCAGTCGCCGCTCGCCATGTAGTCG harbors:
- a CDS encoding MarR family winged helix-turn-helix transcriptional regulator — translated: MLDRGFGLELDNQLCFALYAATNAVTRLYRPLLAKVGMTYPQYLVMLVLWQDGPRPIGKIAERLRLGPSAVVPLVDQLQRAGFVQRRKDSTDRRMVYIELTEAGAGIERQVADAREVVVCRLGMSEFEIAKLRSELVDLTARINAVDAETA